Proteins found in one Oryza glaberrima chromosome 4, OglaRS2, whole genome shotgun sequence genomic segment:
- the LOC127771811 gene encoding U11/U12 small nuclear ribonucleoprotein 48 kDa protein: MDPPPPPPPSASALAHLRSLLSAASSALSSLPSSLHPHPTTTPLTAAAAASSLPSPPLPPLPSSPASAATTIPIPLPPPPRPYSDCPAVVRSTTTPSPPASSSLPAFLAAHCADYSPSAPSSPTRGLLLLLPSELCLLRRELDSWGAAAHGVLPGSYTHAAARAVVAALRSGLPRWEAEMRRWVLAASPRYGVVIDAATRDHVWVLLRLCLKAAASEARCSLEDARGAEGGGSGFVDPRAIRFECPRLVDAVSWLGTQLRILYGESSGRSFAIAAVREAILRAGSCLAVGVDGGGNSGVEGSDFGNVVTSSVSVAQVAAAIAALHERFSLEEKIKALRAPRPAKFQLLLEYSKALERGHEERSKRPNYRAVLEYDGIISRRVDSQESGRVKTREELLAEERDYKRRRTSYRGKKAKRNPKEILRDIIDEHMEEIKQAGGIGCHLDVPGDIAQSVLKNSPHDGTYQGSFNPTSSSYVSSRNHGTRDSYKDFRNGSHQRQYQKVSDHENRSIKDSESTVDQRYSHHHENSRHQRNSDDHRKYSYKYNKNGSDYYSESSGYTRWSSEREYDRMSRVRSNDVSTTSHTRHRSVSVTQDKFSDRYDPQSAYSDVDPATSMIDEASTGQREIYHDGAHHRRKHDRHY, translated from the exons atggatccaccaccacctccgccaccctccgcctccgccctcgcccacctccgctccctcctctccgccgcctcctccgccctctcctccctcccttcctcacTCCAtccccaccccaccaccacccccctcaccgccgccgccgccgcctcctccctcccctcccctccgctcccgcccctcccctcttcgcccgcctccgccgccaccaccatccccatccctctccctcccccgccTCGCCCCTACTCCGACTGCCCCGCCGTCGtccgctccaccaccaccccgtccccccccgcttcctcctccctccccgccttcctcgccgcccacTGCGCCGATTACTCCCCCTCCGCCCCGTCCTCTCCCacgcgcggcctcctcctcctcctcccgtcggAGCTCTGCCTCCTTCGCCGGGAGTTGGACTCctggggcgccgccgcccacggcgtGCTGCCGGGGTCCTACACCCACGCCGCGGCACGTgctgtggtggcggcgctgcgctCTGGCCTCCCGCGGTGGGAGGCCGAGATGCGCCGGTGGGTGCTCGCGGCCTCGCCGAGGTACGGGGTCGTGATCGACGCGGCGACGAGGGACCATGTCTGGGTGCTGCTGCGGCTGTGCCtcaaggcggcggcgtcggaggcgcGCTGCTCCCTGGAGGATGCGCGCGGCGCCGAGGGTGGAGGGTCTGGGTTTGTTGACCCAAGGGCCATACGGTTTGAGTGCCCGAGGCTTGTCGACGCCGTCTCGTGGCTAGGGACGCAGCTGAGGATCCTGTATGGAGAGAGTAGCGGGAGATCCTTCGCGATCGCGGCGGTGAGGGAGGCTATTCTGCGTGCGGGGTCTTGTTTGGCCGTCGGTGTTGACGGCGGTGGAAATTCAGGTGTAGAAGGAAGTGATTTTGGAAATGTTGTGACATCCTCTGTGTCTGTTGCTCAAGTTGCTGCTGCCATTGCGGCGTTGCATGAGAGGTTCTCCTTGGAGGAGAAGATCAAGGCACTTCGAGCGCCACGTCCGGCCAAATTTCAGCT TTTACTGGAATATTCAAAAGCACTGGAACGAGGCCACGAGGAGCGATCAAAACGACCAAACTACAGAGCTGTTCTGGAGTATGATGGTATTATATCACGCCGAGTAGATAGCCAG GAATCTGGTAGAGTCAAGACTAGAGAGGAGCTTTTAGCTGAAGAGCGAGATTACAAGCGAAGAAGAACGTCGTACCGTGGCAAGAAAGCGAAGAGAAATCCAAAAGAG ATTTTAAGAGACATAATTGATGAGCATATGGAAGAGATCAAACAGGCAGGAGGGATTGGTTGCCATTTGGATGTGCCTGGTGATATTGCACAGAGTGTGCTTAAGAATAGTCCTCATGATGGCACATACCAAGGAAGTTTTAATCCTACAAGCAGTTCTTATG TTTCATCAAGGAACCATGGCACGAGGGATTCATATAAGGACTTCAGAAATGGAAGTCATCAACGCCAGTACCAGAAAGTATCTGATCATGAGAATAGAAGTATTAAAGATTCAGAAAGCACAGTAGATCAAAGGTATTCTCACCATCATGAGAACAGCAGACACCAAAGAAATTCTGATGATCATAGGAAATATAGTTATAAGTACAACAAAAATGGGTCAGACTATTATTCTGAATCAAGCGGTTATACAAGATGGTCCTCAGAGAGAGAATATGACCGCATGTCAAGAGTCAGAAGCAATGATGTAAGTACAACTAGTCATACCCGGCATAGATCAGTGTCTGTGACTCAAGATAAGTTCAGTGATAGATATGATCCCCAAAGCGCATATTCTGATGTTGATCCTGCAACAAGCATGATTGATGAGGCGTCTACAGGGCAGCGTGAGATATACCATGATGGGGCACATCATAGAAGAAAACATGATCGCCATTACTGA
- the LOC127770783 gene encoding two-component response regulator ORR28 codes for MTLQPHPYTNQPAETTMQIHSEDVEHDDVYDAMRRALQDGTAFDESKYSSDPFSNEDEDVVGDGYADKANAIDSSGDHYQVAVVLTTPHNVDYTQEIMNKVTTSDDVQVTRGGKATVSRLVDYSDSDND; via the exons ATGACCCTGCAGCCTCATCCCTACACTAATCAGCCTGCAGAAACAACT ATGCAAATCCACTCTGAAGACGTTGAACATGATGATGTTTATGATGCAATGCGAAGAGCCTTGCAGGATGGGACTGCCTTTGATGAGTCCAAGTATTCCAGTGATCCTTTTAgtaatgaagatgaagatgtgGTAGGAGATGGATATGCAGATAAAGCTAATGCCATAGACTCATCTGGTGATCATTACCAGGTTGCTGTTGTCCTCACTACACCACACAACGTGGACTATACACAAGAGATCATGAACAAGGTTACTACTTCTGATGATGTGCAAGTCACTAGGGGAGGAAAGGCAACGGTTTCCCGCCTTGTGGATTATTCAGACTCTGACAACGATTAG
- the LOC127771524 gene encoding 40S ribosomal protein S8-like gives MGISRDSMHKRRATGGKQKAWRKKRKYELGRQPANTKLSSNKTVRRVRVRGGNLKWRALRLDTGNYSWGSEAVTRKTRILDVVYNASNNELVRTQTLVKSAIVQVDAAPFKQWYLTHYGVDIGRKKKAPAAKKDAAEGQEGEAATEEAKKSNHVVRKLEKRQQTRTLDAHIEEQFGSGRLLACISSRPGQCGRADGYILEGKELEFYMKKLQRKKGKGAAA, from the exons atgg GTATCTCGCGTGACTCCATGCACAAGCGCCGGGCCACCGGTGGGAAGCAGAAAGCGTGGAGGAAGAAGCGAAA GTATGAGCTTGGTCGCCAGCCGGCAAACACCAAGTTGTCGAGCAACAAGACAGTGAGGAGGGTCCGTGTTCGTGGAGGAAATCTGAAGTGGAGGGCTCTTCGCCTGGATACTGGTAACTATTCTTGGGGAAGTGAGGCTGTCACTCGCAAGACCCGTATCCTTGATGTGGTCTACAATGCGTCAAACAATGAGCTTGTGAGGACCCAGACCCTTGTGAAGAGTGCCATTGTGCAAGTTGATGCTGCCCCATTCAAGCAGTGGTATCTCACTCACTATGGTGTCGATATCGGTAGGAAGAAGAAAGCTCCTGCTGCCAAGAAGGATGCTGCTGAG GGACAAGAGGGTGAGGCTGCCACGGAGGAAGCAAAAAAGAGCAACCATGTTGTGAGGAAGCTTGAAAAGCGTCAGCAAACTCGCACTCTGGACGCGCACATTGAAGAGCAATTTGGCAGCGGAAGGCTCTTGGCCTGCATCTCCTCCCGGCCTGGGCAATGTGGCAGAGCTGATGG GTACATCCTGGAGGGCAAAGAgcttgagttctacatgaagAAGCTCCAGAGGAAGAAGGGCAAGGGTGCTGCAGCTTAG